One window of the Salvelinus sp. IW2-2015 linkage group LG10, ASM291031v2, whole genome shotgun sequence genome contains the following:
- the LOC111969207 gene encoding uncharacterized protein translates to MDLYSIITAVLLLQLQGFHMALLQAPTNSPGRTIDQSWLRQLFKSKLNKTSQAQSNGIVDTNQEGPESTDNSPWGIADGSMSFSGEQDTSETSGDVTIGTTMPPGLPDATAEDPESPATAVESPETTVAPEPPVSVALNSSQVSNATGEDSGLQTTSTTPITENSNGSNSMSNDTELNETTTAPDTNSTEEAGPDPDTENGVTNSTEDSHNVTTAVPEEPAPSSEPSTASPTTELPLDSPGTTTAKIIPETTTTTGPSTTTDMMETGAASGNNSARGLASDAVQNKKRSEAWGAILGTGVAVCFVAMVVYVIXRRRGRRDFTHRKLVEEFPSDPVQQLDISEPLDLKYDGSAYYNPGLQMDNIQMANFPRGHQN, encoded by the exons ATGGACCTTTATTCAATCATCACTGCTGTTTTGCTTCTGCAACTGCAAGGTTTTCATATGGCCTTGCTCCAGGCACCAACAAACTCTCCCGGACGGACGATTGATCAAAGTTGGCTTCGTCAATTGTTCAAATCCAAGCTCAACAAGACAtcacaagctcagtccaatggcATTGTTGATACAAACCAGGAGGGTCCTGAGTCAACAGATAACTCTCCTTGGGGTATTGCAGATGGTTCCATGTCATTTAGTGGGGAACAGGACACAAGCGAGACTTCAGGGGATGTGACGATTGGCACCACAATGCCACCAGGGTTGCCAGATGCCACAGCAGAGGACCCTGAATCGCCAGCGACCGCTGTTGAATCTCCAGAAACCACTGTTGCACCAGAACCCCCAGTGAGTGTTGCCTTAAACTCAAGCCAAGTTTCCAATGCAACTGGAGAGGACAGTGGACTCCAAACTACCAGCACCACTCCAATCACAGAAAACTCAAATGGCTCTAATTCCATGTCCAATGACACTGAATTGAACGAGACAACCACAGCTCCAGACACCAATAGCACAGAGGAGGCCGGTCCAGATCCTGATACTGAGAACGGGGTAACCAACAGTACAGAGGACAGCCATAATGTAACGACTGCAGTACCAGAAGAACCAGCGCCATCAAGTGAACCATCCACAGCTTCCCCCACCACAGAGCTCCCCTTGGACTCACCTGGGACTACAACTGCCAAAATCATCCCAGAAACTACAACAACCACAGGTCCCAGCACAACGACAGACATGATGGAAACTGGTGCCGCTTCAGGGAACAACTCTGCGAGAG GCTTGGCCTCAGATGCRGTGCAGAACAAGAAGAGGAGTGAGGCATGGGGTGCCATCCTGGGCACAGGAGTGGCTGTGTGCTTTGTGGCGATGGTGGTCTATGTCATCCWGAGAAGGAGAGGCCGACGGGATTTCACACACAGGAAGCTTGTTGAGGAATTCCCCTCAGACCCAG TTCAACAACTGGACATCAGTGAGCCTTTGGATTTGAAATATGATGGTTCAGCTTACTACAATCCTGGACTCCAAATGGACAACATCCAAATGGCCAACTTTCCACGAGGACATCAAAATTGA